One stretch of Vicinamibacteria bacterium DNA includes these proteins:
- a CDS encoding UBP-type zinc finger domain-containing protein: MAADGGCAHIESVKDIKKAKRRECEECVKIGSTWLHLRTCQNCGGTRCCDSSPNRHASKHAGASGHPVVCSAEPGERWLYCYPDDAAVEY; encoded by the coding sequence ATGGCCGCGGACGGAGGATGTGCCCACATCGAGAGCGTCAAGGACATCAAGAAGGCGAAGCGCCGGGAGTGCGAGGAGTGCGTGAAGATCGGGAGTACGTGGTTGCACCTGCGGACCTGCCAGAACTGCGGTGGCACGCGCTGCTGCGACTCCTCGCCGAACCGCCACGCCAGCAAGCACGCGGGGGCGTCCGGCCACCCGGTGGTGTGCTCGGCGGAGCCGGGCGAGCGTTGGCTGTACTGTTACCCGGACGACGCTGCTGTCGAGTACTGA